From one Sciurus carolinensis chromosome 9, mSciCar1.2, whole genome shotgun sequence genomic stretch:
- the C9H21orf62 gene encoding uncharacterized protein C21orf62 homolog — MNWPMKAKQDHAGLHWTRMAAPSRHCLLLIGALGVFALHRFAQGQKNRTLIFTKENTIRNCSCSADIRDCDYSLANLMCSCKTVLPFAVERTSYNGHLTIWFTDTTALGRLLNFTLVRDLKLSLCSSNTLPTEYLAICGLERLRINSEAKHPFPEQSLLIHSSGDIDSKEKLVSLHKGWQTCMYIAFLDMALFNRDSSLKSYSIEDIATIANDFPDFSYFKTFPVSSNKSYVVTVIY; from the coding sequence ATGAATTGGCCCATGAAGGCAAAGCAGGACCACGCTGGCTTGCACTGGACAAGAATGGCAGCACCTTCCAGACACTGCCTCCTTCTGATCGGTGCACTGGGTGTCTTTGCACTTCACCGCTTCGCACAAGGTCAGAAGAACCGCACGCTCATTTTCACAAAGGAGAACACCATCCGGAACTGCAGCTGCTCTGCAGACATCCGGGACTGTGATTACAGTTTGGCCAACCTGATGTGCAGCTGTAAAACCGTCCTGCCTTTTGCAGTAGAGAGAACCAGCTACAACGGCCATCTGACCATCTGGTTCACAGACACAACTGCGCTGGGTCGCCTGTTGAACTTCACGCTAGTCCGGGACCTGAAGCTTTCCCTGTGCAGTTCCAACACCCTCCCCACTGAGTACTTGGCTATTTGTGGGCTGGAGAGGCTTCGCATCAACTCGGAGGCCAAGCATCCCTTCCCAGAGCAGAGTTTACTCATCCATAGCAGTGGGGACATCGACTCCAAAGAGAAGCTGGTGTCATTACACAAAGGCTGGCAAACATGTATGTACATCGCATTCTTAGATATGGCTCTTTTCAACAGAGACTCATCCTTAAAATCATACAGTATCGAAGACATTGCTACCATTGCCAATGACTTTCCTGACTTTTCTTACTTTAAAACCTTCCCAGTGTCAAGCAACAAAAGCTATGTTGTCACAGTCATTTACTAA